One window from the genome of Gambusia affinis linkage group LG14, SWU_Gaff_1.0, whole genome shotgun sequence encodes:
- the si:ch211-57n23.4 gene encoding immunoglobulin superfamily DCC subclass member 3 isoform X2, which produces MKQLILATYLSALSCLASELSFILEPSDVIAVRDQPLMLDCQVQGEQPITITWRKNGLPLPFSPRVEVLENGTLLIHRFQKRREGTDADMGEYDCAAQNRYGLLVSRKAKVHLASLPKFHTHPVSMSVNEGGVARFQCQINGIPEATITWEKDKGLLNTSDSRYTLLPMGILQVTGVRRADTGIFRCVATNIANTRYSHEATLNVTGGAPRIYKEPVILSGPQNLTITVHQTAILECIATGNPRPIVSWSRLDGRSIGVEGIQVLGTGNLMISDVTLQHSGVYVCAANRPGTRMRRTALGRLVVQAPPEFLQWPQSVSRPAGGSAVFTCVAQGVPDPHLIWLKNGKVLMPGQTVKLTNNNSTLALTRISSDDEAIYQCIAENSAGTNQASARLAVAQAKDLPAAPQGLMASALTINSLQMTWSPPPISIADSIIGYVLHIRKLGEPDHMELQEAISKDTFQHDVTNLEPGTTYSLYLKAYSSLGASQQSNSVIKTTLGSVPAPPICFTKVLNSTTVQVFWELPAKPGKVEGFKLTFRRIPLTDYHEPIELPFHACAHTISNLEPRAVYEIKLVAYNGNGESDSSKRLVSLAGQGISDQINSGNRLCECRDAEASLGSVVIGIHIGTACIIFCVLFLIFGYHRSLFCSEGTQVNWPIPRFHGGQNIPKGGTHYPHMESEAQMVCPPRCQVIIEQNPTGVSGMGTG; this is translated from the exons GTTGTTTGGCCTCAGAACTGTCTTTCATTTTGGAACCAAGTGATGTGATCGCAGTAAGGGATCAACCGCTCATGCTGGATTGCCAGGTGCAAGGCGAGCAACCGATTACAATCACATGGCGTAAAAATGGGTTGCCCTTACCCTTCAGCCCACGAGTTGAGGTACTGGAAAATGGAACCCTGTTAATCCATAGATTCCAGAAACGCAGAGAGGGGACTGATGCAGACATGGGCGAGTATGACTGTGCTGCACAGAATCGTTATGGCTTGCTGGTGAGCCGCAAAGCAAAAGTTCATTTGGCAT CTCTTCCAAAGTTCCACACTCATCCAGTATCCATGTCTGTGAATGAGGGAGGAGTTGCTCGTTTCCAGTGTCAAATAAATGGTATTCCTGAGGCTactataacatgggaaaaagaTAAAGGACTACTGAACACTTCTGACAGCAG GTACACTCTTCTTCCAATGGGTATCCTACAAGTAACAGGTGTAAGGAGGGCAGACACAGGGATTTTTCGCTGTGTTGCCACCAATATTGCAAACACTCGTTACAGTCATGAGGCCACACTCAATGTTACAG GTGGAGCTCCTAGAATCTATAAGGAGCCAGTCATCCTGTCTGGGCCCCAGAATCTTACCATCACTGTCCATCAGACTGCCATTTTGGAGTGCATCGCCACAGGAAACCCTCGGCCCATAGTTTCTTGGAGCAGGCTAG ATGGACGTTCTATTGGAGTGGAGGGTATACAGGTACTCGGGACGGGCAACCTGATGATCTCAGATGTTACCCTCCAGCACTCTGGTGTTTATGTGTGTGCTGCCAATCGGCCTGGTACCAGAATGAGACGCACAGCACTGGGACGCCTGGTGGTACAAG CTCCACCTGAGTTCCTACAATGGCCACAGTCAGTGTccagaccagcagggggcagtgctGTATTCACCTGTGTTGCTCAGGGTGTCCCTGATCCCCACCTAATTTGGCTGAAGAATGGCAAAGTCTTGATGCCAGGACAAACTGTCAAGCTGACAAATAACAACAG TACATTAGCTCTGACCCGTATAAGCTCAGATGATGAGGCTATCTACCAGTGCATCGCAGAGAATAGTGCTGGTACTAACCAGGCTAGTGCCCGTCTAGCTGTGGCCCAAGCTAAAGATCTGCCTGCTGCCCCCCAAGGCCTCATGGCGAGTGCTTTGACCATCAACTCCCTGCAAATGACATGGAGTCCTCCGCCCATCAGCATCGCTGATAGCATCATCGGATATGTCTTACATATCCGCAAACTGGGCG aacctGATCATATGGAACTGCAGGAGGCCATAAGTAAGGACACTTTTCAGCACGATGTAACCAACCTGGAGCCTGGCACAACCTACTCTCTCTATCTGAAAGCCTACTCTTCCTTGGGGGCAAGCCAGCAGTCCAACAGTGTGATTAAAACAACACTTGGCAGTG TCCCAGCCCCACCCATCTGCTTTACCAAGGTACTTAACTCCACCACTGTGCAAGTCTTCTGGGAGCTACCTGCTAAGCCGGGCAAAGTTGAGGGCTTCAAATTGACATTTCGCAGAATCCCCCTCACTGACTACCATGAGCCAATTGAACTACCTTTTCATGCCTGTGCTCACACCATATCAAaccttg AACCTAGAGCTGTGTATGAAATTAAACTGGTGGCCTACAATGGAAACGGAGAGAGTGACTCCTCCAAGAGGCTGGTGTCGCTTGCAGGGCAAGGCATAAGTGACCAAATCAATA GTGGAAACAGGTTATGTGAGTGCAGGGATGCTGAAGCCTCTCTGGGCAGCGTCGTCATTGGGATTCATATTGGCACAGCCTGCATAATCTTTTGTGTCCTTTTTCTCATATTTGGATACCATCGCAG cCTGTTCTGCAGTGAAGGGACTCAGGTCAACTGGCCCATACCAAGATTCCACGGAGGACAGAACATCCCTAAAGGGGGAACTCACTACCCCCACATGGAGTCTGAAGCTCAG
- the si:ch211-57n23.4 gene encoding immunoglobulin superfamily DCC subclass member 3 isoform X1 — protein MKQLILATYLSALSCLASELSFILEPSDVIAVRDQPLMLDCQVQGEQPITITWRKNGLPLPFSPRVEVLENGTLLIHRFQKRREGTDADMGEYDCAAQNRYGLLVSRKAKVHLASLPKFHTHPVSMSVNEGGVARFQCQINGIPEATITWEKDKGLLNTSDSRYTLLPMGILQVTGVRRADTGIFRCVATNIANTRYSHEATLNVTGGAPRIYKEPVILSGPQNLTITVHQTAILECIATGNPRPIVSWSRLDGRSIGVEGIQVLGTGNLMISDVTLQHSGVYVCAANRPGTRMRRTALGRLVVQAPPEFLQWPQSVSRPAGGSAVFTCVAQGVPDPHLIWLKNGKVLMPGQTVKLTNNNSTLALTRISSDDEAIYQCIAENSAGTNQASARLAVAQAKDLPAAPQGLMASALTINSLQMTWSPPPISIADSIIGYVLHIRKLGEPDHMELQEAISKDTFQHDVTNLEPGTTYSLYLKAYSSLGASQQSNSVIKTTLGSVPAPPICFTKVLNSTTVQVFWELPAKPGKVEGFKLTFRRIPLTDYHEPIELPFHACAHTISNLEPRAVYEIKLVAYNGNGESDSSKRLVSLAGQGISDQINSGNRLCECRDAEASLGSVVIGIHIGTACIIFCVLFLIFGYHRSLFCSEGTQVNWPIPRFHGGQNIPKGGTHYPHMESEAQQMVCPPRCQVIIEQNPTGVSGMGTG, from the exons GTTGTTTGGCCTCAGAACTGTCTTTCATTTTGGAACCAAGTGATGTGATCGCAGTAAGGGATCAACCGCTCATGCTGGATTGCCAGGTGCAAGGCGAGCAACCGATTACAATCACATGGCGTAAAAATGGGTTGCCCTTACCCTTCAGCCCACGAGTTGAGGTACTGGAAAATGGAACCCTGTTAATCCATAGATTCCAGAAACGCAGAGAGGGGACTGATGCAGACATGGGCGAGTATGACTGTGCTGCACAGAATCGTTATGGCTTGCTGGTGAGCCGCAAAGCAAAAGTTCATTTGGCAT CTCTTCCAAAGTTCCACACTCATCCAGTATCCATGTCTGTGAATGAGGGAGGAGTTGCTCGTTTCCAGTGTCAAATAAATGGTATTCCTGAGGCTactataacatgggaaaaagaTAAAGGACTACTGAACACTTCTGACAGCAG GTACACTCTTCTTCCAATGGGTATCCTACAAGTAACAGGTGTAAGGAGGGCAGACACAGGGATTTTTCGCTGTGTTGCCACCAATATTGCAAACACTCGTTACAGTCATGAGGCCACACTCAATGTTACAG GTGGAGCTCCTAGAATCTATAAGGAGCCAGTCATCCTGTCTGGGCCCCAGAATCTTACCATCACTGTCCATCAGACTGCCATTTTGGAGTGCATCGCCACAGGAAACCCTCGGCCCATAGTTTCTTGGAGCAGGCTAG ATGGACGTTCTATTGGAGTGGAGGGTATACAGGTACTCGGGACGGGCAACCTGATGATCTCAGATGTTACCCTCCAGCACTCTGGTGTTTATGTGTGTGCTGCCAATCGGCCTGGTACCAGAATGAGACGCACAGCACTGGGACGCCTGGTGGTACAAG CTCCACCTGAGTTCCTACAATGGCCACAGTCAGTGTccagaccagcagggggcagtgctGTATTCACCTGTGTTGCTCAGGGTGTCCCTGATCCCCACCTAATTTGGCTGAAGAATGGCAAAGTCTTGATGCCAGGACAAACTGTCAAGCTGACAAATAACAACAG TACATTAGCTCTGACCCGTATAAGCTCAGATGATGAGGCTATCTACCAGTGCATCGCAGAGAATAGTGCTGGTACTAACCAGGCTAGTGCCCGTCTAGCTGTGGCCCAAGCTAAAGATCTGCCTGCTGCCCCCCAAGGCCTCATGGCGAGTGCTTTGACCATCAACTCCCTGCAAATGACATGGAGTCCTCCGCCCATCAGCATCGCTGATAGCATCATCGGATATGTCTTACATATCCGCAAACTGGGCG aacctGATCATATGGAACTGCAGGAGGCCATAAGTAAGGACACTTTTCAGCACGATGTAACCAACCTGGAGCCTGGCACAACCTACTCTCTCTATCTGAAAGCCTACTCTTCCTTGGGGGCAAGCCAGCAGTCCAACAGTGTGATTAAAACAACACTTGGCAGTG TCCCAGCCCCACCCATCTGCTTTACCAAGGTACTTAACTCCACCACTGTGCAAGTCTTCTGGGAGCTACCTGCTAAGCCGGGCAAAGTTGAGGGCTTCAAATTGACATTTCGCAGAATCCCCCTCACTGACTACCATGAGCCAATTGAACTACCTTTTCATGCCTGTGCTCACACCATATCAAaccttg AACCTAGAGCTGTGTATGAAATTAAACTGGTGGCCTACAATGGAAACGGAGAGAGTGACTCCTCCAAGAGGCTGGTGTCGCTTGCAGGGCAAGGCATAAGTGACCAAATCAATA GTGGAAACAGGTTATGTGAGTGCAGGGATGCTGAAGCCTCTCTGGGCAGCGTCGTCATTGGGATTCATATTGGCACAGCCTGCATAATCTTTTGTGTCCTTTTTCTCATATTTGGATACCATCGCAG cCTGTTCTGCAGTGAAGGGACTCAGGTCAACTGGCCCATACCAAGATTCCACGGAGGACAGAACATCCCTAAAGGGGGAACTCACTACCCCCACATGGAGTCTGAAGCTCAG